The following proteins are encoded in a genomic region of Candidatus Hydrogenedentota bacterium:
- the glpK gene encoding glycerol kinase GlpK → MSEYVLALDQGTTSSRAILFDASGAPVATAQREFEQLFPRPGWVEHRPEDLWASQVGVAAEALSRAGVSPNRVAALGITNQRETTLVWEKATGRPLGNAIVWQDRRTAGFCDELKARGLEPLFRERTGLVLDAYFSGTKVRWILDNVDGARAAAERGQLAFGTVDTWLVWHLTGGKVHATDASNAARTLMYDIRTGDWDDELLAALDVPRSMLPEVRDSSGDFGETAPGLLSAAVPVRGVAGDQQAALFGQACTRPGMVKNTYGTGCFMLLNTGAAPVPSSNQLLTTVAWRLKGKTTYALEGSVFIAGAVVQWLRDGLGLIRSAAEVEALAASVPDNGGVYLVPAFAGLGAPHWDPYARGVLAGITRGVTAGHLARAALEGVAFQAADVIEAMAADTGAPVAELRVDGGACANNLLMQFQADVLGAPLTRPRVIETTALGAAYLAGLGAGFWDGPDDISGQWREDRRFLPQTDGAGRAAMKQGWKKALERAKGWANA, encoded by the coding sequence ATGAGTGAGTATGTCCTCGCGCTGGACCAGGGAACCACCAGTTCCCGGGCCATCCTGTTCGACGCCTCCGGCGCGCCGGTGGCCACGGCGCAGCGCGAGTTCGAGCAGCTCTTCCCCCGGCCGGGCTGGGTGGAGCACCGCCCGGAGGACCTCTGGGCGTCGCAGGTGGGTGTGGCCGCCGAGGCCCTGAGCCGGGCCGGCGTCTCCCCCAACCGCGTGGCGGCGCTGGGCATCACGAACCAGCGCGAGACCACGCTGGTGTGGGAGAAGGCCACCGGCCGCCCCCTGGGCAACGCCATCGTCTGGCAGGACCGCCGCACGGCGGGCTTCTGCGACGAACTGAAGGCGCGCGGGCTGGAACCCCTCTTCCGCGAGCGCACGGGCCTCGTGCTCGACGCCTATTTCTCCGGCACCAAGGTCCGGTGGATACTGGACAACGTGGACGGCGCGCGGGCCGCCGCAGAGCGCGGCCAGCTCGCCTTCGGCACGGTGGACACCTGGCTCGTCTGGCATCTGACAGGGGGGAAGGTCCACGCCACGGACGCGTCCAACGCGGCGCGCACCCTCATGTACGACATCCGCACCGGCGACTGGGACGACGAGCTGCTCGCCGCGCTGGACGTGCCCCGGAGCATGCTGCCCGAGGTGCGCGACTCCAGCGGCGATTTCGGCGAGACGGCGCCCGGCCTCCTTTCCGCGGCCGTGCCCGTGCGCGGCGTGGCTGGCGACCAGCAGGCCGCCCTTTTCGGCCAGGCCTGCACCCGGCCCGGCATGGTCAAGAACACCTACGGCACGGGCTGCTTCATGCTCCTGAACACCGGCGCCGCGCCGGTGCCGTCGTCCAACCAGCTCCTGACCACGGTGGCCTGGCGGCTCAAGGGGAAGACGACCTACGCGCTGGAGGGCAGCGTCTTCATCGCCGGGGCGGTGGTGCAGTGGCTGCGCGACGGCCTCGGCCTCATCCGCTCGGCCGCCGAGGTGGAGGCCCTGGCGGCCTCCGTGCCCGACAACGGCGGCGTTTATCTGGTGCCCGCCTTTGCGGGGCTCGGCGCGCCGCACTGGGACCCCTACGCGCGCGGCGTCCTCGCGGGCATCACGCGCGGCGTGACCGCGGGCCACCTCGCCCGCGCCGCCCTGGAGGGCGTGGCCTTCCAGGCGGCCGACGTGATCGAGGCCATGGCCGCCGACACCGGCGCGCCCGTGGCCGAGCTGCGGGTGGACGGAGGCGCGTGCGCCAACAACCTGCTCATGCAGTTCCAGGCGGACGTGCTGGGCGCGCCCCTCACGCGGCCCCGGGTCATCGAGACCACGGCCCTCGGCGCCGCCTACCTCGCCGGGCTGGGCGCGGGCTTTTGGGACGGCCCCGACGACATCAGCGGGCAATGGCGCGAGGACCGGCGCTTTCTGCCGCAGACGGACGGCGCGGGACGCGCCGCGATGAAACAGGGATGGAAAAAGGCGCTGGAACGCGCCAAAGGCTGGGCCAACGCATGA
- a CDS encoding TolC family protein, which translates to MSIQKRTLWTGAVAAWAVLLAAFPATAGEEGGTALLEGGAKVLEGVESLPDRGTDAPGADAAAPLAVTPDLCAQIALDGNPRSALAEEKVLGAEAAAAAVRAQRLPRVAASAGYSYVSGLETEIYGSQLAKLLFQVDGFEAKKGTFTTQVAVEQVLFSGGQIRAGIRASEFLAQSEEWKAEAERIALAAEARTACYDAMLAQAMVRVAGESVGAFRRHLQDARNRLDQGVASEFEVLRAETELKAREADAESARTAEQLAFVNLRRVLFLEDSRAVTVTGEIPWDPLDTPVEALVARALAGRPELAALDKGIEAARQNVLVKRGAYYPKAAATAKYQQVDGGGKLMPDGFTLGLGAEWEFWPGGKRKHELREAESQARQLELQRSGVARLVETDVRQAHARALEAVAKIKREKAAANLGAEGLELAELRFQEGAGIQAETLDAELALTTARTGLAKALRDYAVALTDLERALGGGLPEAAATEK; encoded by the coding sequence ATGAGCATCCAAAAAAGAACGTTGTGGACCGGGGCCGTGGCCGCATGGGCGGTCCTGCTGGCGGCGTTTCCGGCGACGGCGGGGGAGGAGGGGGGCACCGCACTGCTTGAGGGGGGCGCGAAGGTGCTGGAGGGCGTGGAATCGCTGCCGGACCGCGGGACCGATGCGCCGGGCGCGGATGCGGCGGCCCCCCTGGCCGTCACGCCTGACCTTTGCGCGCAGATCGCCCTGGACGGAAATCCCCGGTCCGCCCTGGCAGAGGAGAAGGTGCTCGGGGCCGAGGCGGCCGCCGCCGCCGTGCGCGCCCAACGGCTGCCCCGCGTGGCGGCTTCGGCGGGGTACTCCTATGTCTCCGGACTGGAAACGGAAATCTATGGGTCGCAACTGGCCAAACTGCTCTTTCAGGTGGACGGGTTCGAGGCGAAGAAGGGCACTTTCACCACCCAGGTAGCCGTGGAGCAGGTGCTGTTTTCGGGCGGACAGATCCGCGCGGGCATCCGGGCCTCCGAGTTCCTCGCGCAGTCGGAGGAGTGGAAGGCCGAGGCCGAGCGCATCGCCCTCGCCGCCGAGGCGCGCACGGCCTGCTATGACGCCATGCTGGCGCAGGCAATGGTCCGCGTGGCGGGGGAGAGCGTGGGAGCGTTCCGGCGCCATCTCCAGGACGCCCGCAACCGCCTGGACCAGGGGGTTGCCAGCGAGTTCGAGGTGCTCCGCGCCGAAACCGAGCTGAAGGCGCGCGAGGCCGACGCCGAGTCCGCGCGCACGGCGGAGCAGCTCGCCTTTGTGAACCTGCGCCGCGTCCTGTTTCTGGAGGATTCCCGCGCCGTGACGGTCACCGGCGAGATCCCCTGGGATCCCCTCGACACCCCGGTGGAGGCGCTGGTGGCCCGGGCGCTGGCCGGACGGCCCGAGCTCGCCGCCCTGGACAAGGGCATTGAGGCGGCCCGCCAGAACGTGCTGGTGAAGAGAGGCGCGTATTACCCGAAGGCGGCGGCGACGGCGAAGTACCAGCAGGTGGACGGCGGCGGAAAGCTCATGCCCGACGGGTTCACTCTGGGCCTGGGTGCGGAATGGGAGTTCTGGCCCGGCGGCAAGCGGAAGCACGAGTTGCGCGAGGCGGAGTCCCAGGCGCGCCAGCTGGAGCTTCAGCGCAGCGGGGTGGCCCGCCTCGTCGAGACGGACGTGCGCCAGGCACACGCCCGCGCCCTGGAGGCCGTCGCCAAGATCAAGCGCGAGAAGGCCGCCGCCAATCTGGGCGCGGAGGGGCTCGAACTGGCCGAACTGCGCTTCCAGGAGGGTGCGGGCATCCAGGCGGAGACCCTGGACGCGGAGCTCGCCCTCACCACCGCGCGCACCGGCCTCGCGAAGGCCCTGCGCGACTACGCCGTCGCCCTCACCGACCTGGAGCGCGCCCTCGGCGGCGGCCTGCCAGAGGCCGCGGCAACGGAAAAATGA